The Thiorhodovibrio litoralis genome includes a window with the following:
- a CDS encoding putative quinol monooxygenase, giving the protein MILFSLHVLVSPKVRGDFLRGIGALLEPTRVAPGCLDCRLYGDVEDADAYLLIARWNTQAELDSYLGSKAGARLVAAMELALAPPVIRFDEIAHSGGLEVIEAARRARGLVQDWPGDGSEEPA; this is encoded by the coding sequence ATGATTCTATTCTCTCTCCATGTGTTGGTCTCGCCCAAGGTCCGCGGGGATTTCCTGCGCGGAATTGGCGCCCTGCTGGAGCCAACCCGGGTGGCGCCTGGCTGCCTGGATTGCCGACTCTATGGCGATGTCGAGGATGCCGACGCCTATCTGCTGATCGCGCGGTGGAATACCCAGGCGGAGCTGGACAGCTATCTGGGCTCGAAGGCCGGCGCGCGGCTGGTCGCGGCCATGGAGTTGGCGCTCGCGCCACCGGTGATTCGTTTCGATGAGATTGCCCACAGCGGCGGGCTTGAGGTGATCGAGGCGGCGCGGCGGGCGCGTGGCTTGGTGCAGGACTGGCCCGGCGATGGGTCGGAGGAGCCGGCATGA